Proteins co-encoded in one Haladaptatus sp. ZSTT2 genomic window:
- a CDS encoding universal stress protein yields the protein MDTGLVVVEPIDSTRELVREAGALAKGSDGRLILLSILPEEEYDERHEARRQGSDFETTYTLEEAEDEALRLARKIGLEELKPLDVPYETIGVVGQLTKRILATAAERDVDHIFLVGTRRSPSGKALFGDVAQSILLNFDNGPVTVLMQDRE from the coding sequence ATGGACACTGGATTGGTTGTCGTCGAACCCATCGACAGCACACGAGAACTCGTCCGCGAAGCCGGTGCGCTCGCCAAAGGGAGCGACGGTCGGCTCATCCTTCTCTCTATCCTCCCCGAAGAGGAGTACGACGAGCGCCACGAGGCCCGCAGACAGGGTTCTGACTTCGAGACCACCTACACGTTAGAAGAGGCAGAAGACGAAGCCCTACGCCTTGCACGCAAGATTGGCCTCGAGGAACTGAAGCCCCTCGACGTGCCCTACGAGACGATTGGTGTCGTCGGGCAGCTCACAAAGCGCATTCTCGCCACCGCAGCGGAACGCGACGTAGACCACATCTTCCTCGTCGGAACGCGCCGGTCGCCCTCTGGGAAGGCGCTGTTTGGCGACGTTGCGCAGTCTATCCTCCTCAACTTCGACAACGGGCCGGTCACTGTGTTGATGCAAGACCGAGAGTGA
- the sufD gene encoding Fe-S cluster assembly protein SufD translates to MSAQVHANLSEEQVRQISEQLDEPEWMLDTRLSALAALEDAEMPHVIRTPGRNWTNLADLDFESFVDPLNAAEDKDQVGPDNVEVLSFAEALAEHEDLVKEHFGSVIPTQENYLTALSTALFTTGTVVYVPEGVDAEDVKIRTTMNSRSLFNYTLVITEDSSSVTILERQSTGEAVEGERYYSGIVEIVAGENSHVQYGSLQNLDEETYNYQLKRGQTDTYSTINFIEGNIGSRMTKSSVETQLNGDTSETKIVGAFFGHDDQHIDIASRVWHNAEHTTADLVTRGVLDDAARSVYEGVQDVGREAWDTSSYQRESTLMLSDQSEADASPKLIINNHDTEASHSASVGQVDKEDLLYMTSRSIPEQVAKNMLVEGFFVPVLDEIEVDEFRTDLESLIVERLSP, encoded by the coding sequence ATGAGTGCGCAAGTACACGCCAACCTCAGCGAAGAACAGGTTCGCCAGATCAGCGAGCAACTCGACGAACCCGAGTGGATGCTCGACACGCGTCTTTCCGCCCTCGCGGCGCTCGAAGACGCCGAGATGCCCCACGTCATCCGGACGCCCGGGCGCAACTGGACCAACCTCGCAGACTTAGACTTCGAGTCGTTCGTCGATCCGCTCAACGCGGCCGAAGACAAAGACCAGGTTGGCCCTGACAACGTCGAAGTCCTCTCCTTTGCGGAGGCACTGGCCGAACACGAAGACCTCGTCAAAGAGCACTTCGGTTCGGTCATCCCGACCCAGGAGAACTACCTCACGGCCCTCTCTACGGCCCTGTTCACTACGGGCACCGTCGTCTACGTCCCCGAGGGCGTCGACGCAGAGGACGTGAAGATTCGCACTACGATGAACTCCCGGTCGCTGTTCAACTACACGCTCGTCATCACGGAGGACTCCTCCTCGGTGACCATCCTCGAACGCCAGTCCACGGGCGAGGCAGTCGAGGGCGAGCGCTACTACAGCGGTATCGTCGAAATCGTCGCGGGCGAGAACAGCCACGTCCAGTACGGCTCGCTCCAGAACCTCGACGAGGAAACGTACAACTACCAGCTCAAGCGCGGCCAGACTGACACCTACTCGACTATCAACTTCATCGAGGGCAACATCGGCTCTCGCATGACGAAGTCCTCGGTCGAGACGCAGCTCAACGGAGACACCTCGGAGACGAAAATTGTCGGTGCGTTCTTCGGTCACGACGACCAGCACATCGACATCGCCTCGCGCGTCTGGCACAACGCAGAGCACACGACCGCAGACCTCGTCACGCGTGGCGTCCTTGACGACGCCGCACGCTCTGTGTACGAGGGTGTCCAAGACGTTGGCCGCGAGGCCTGGGACACGAGTTCCTACCAGCGTGAGAGCACGCTGATGCTCTCAGACCAGAGCGAAGCGGACGCGAGTCCGAAGCTCATCATCAACAACCACGACACAGAGGCAAGTCACTCCGCCTCCGTCGGACAGGTTGATAAAGAAGACCTTCTCTACATGACCTCACGGTCGATTCCAGAGCAGGTTGCCAAAAATATGCTCGTCGAAGGCTTCTTCGTCCCCGTCTTAGACGAAATCGAAGTCGACGAGTTCCGCACGGACTTAGAATCGCTCATCGTAGAGCGTCTTTCTCCCTAA
- a CDS encoding metal-dependent transcriptional regulator, translated as MNTADQYLKAIYLVQQMEDGPAATGKLADMLEVSPASVNEMVGKLESRDLLIHEKYKGASLTDEGIMRARDSLQTYCIIERFLIEVLGVEEFNAEAKALESVIDETVADRLDTIIDRDSQCPDCFSAEDDVCSLLVSELEFSQSSSQSSPAK; from the coding sequence ATGAACACCGCCGACCAATACCTGAAAGCAATCTACCTCGTCCAACAGATGGAAGACGGCCCGGCCGCCACGGGCAAACTCGCAGATATGCTCGAAGTGAGTCCCGCGAGCGTCAACGAAATGGTCGGGAAACTCGAATCCCGCGACCTGCTCATCCACGAGAAGTACAAGGGCGCGTCGCTCACCGACGAGGGCATCATGCGCGCACGCGACTCGCTGCAGACCTACTGCATCATCGAGCGCTTCCTCATCGAAGTGCTCGGCGTAGAGGAGTTTAACGCCGAGGCGAAAGCGCTCGAAAGCGTCATCGACGAGACGGTGGCAGACCGCCTCGATACGATTATCGACCGTGACTCACAGTGTCCAGACTGCTTCTCAGCAGAGGACGACGTGTGTTCGTTGCTCGTCTCCGAACTCGAATTCTCCCAGTCGTCTTCGCAGTCGAGTCCGGCGAAGTAA
- a CDS encoding ferritin-like domain-containing protein, translating into MSLGQRVSSDHQLARLLQIGVVLEEVVEARAHHHYESLGKDELDDEIVHLLEHAAEESAEHRERLSALIDELDAEVIGYEEIEMLVSERYGRTKPEDFDGLLYDQLCNEETAYKFYDDLIDAIEASDTAFTIDRNRLIETLASIREEEAEGVEAVTKLMETRE; encoded by the coding sequence ATGAGCCTTGGCCAGCGCGTCTCGTCGGACCACCAACTCGCCAGACTGCTCCAGATTGGAGTCGTCTTAGAAGAAGTGGTCGAAGCGAGAGCCCACCACCACTACGAATCGCTCGGCAAAGATGAACTGGACGACGAGATCGTCCACCTGCTCGAACACGCAGCAGAGGAGTCAGCCGAGCACCGCGAACGACTCTCTGCGCTCATCGACGAACTCGACGCTGAGGTCATCGGCTACGAAGAAATCGAGATGCTCGTCTCAGAGCGCTACGGGCGCACCAAACCAGAGGACTTCGACGGCCTGCTCTACGACCAACTGTGCAACGAGGAGACGGCCTACAAGTTCTACGACGACCTCATTGACGCCATCGAAGCGAGCGACACCGCCTTTACCATCGACCGGAATCGCCTCATCGAAACCCTAGCTTCTATCCGTGAGGAGGAAGCAGAGGGCGTAGAAGCAGTGACGAAACTCATGGAGACGCGCGAATGA